From the genome of Cryptococcus neoformans var. grubii H99 chromosome 11, complete sequence:
TTATGGGCAGTACAGCACTTCCGATATGGAACATAGCTTTGTCCAACATAACAAAGCCTTCAAATGGCAAAGCATGTACAGAAGTTTGGATCGAGAATCGAAAAATATCACAATTGCCTTAAGAGTTTTGGGTATTTCTTAATGATCATTAAAAAGTATGGCACTTTAAAGCAATATAACAACACACCGTTGGTGAAACGGTATCATGCATCGTTGCCATTAGGTGAATTTCGATGCGGCAAGGGTTCGACTCCCTTACGGTGTATTCTTTTTTGTCCTCAGTCCTCTTGATGGCATGGACCCTAATCAAACTCCTCGGAAGGTCACGGAATCAGACTCAAAATCAGGCTCACGAAATTCAATGCGATCCTGGCCCTCGTCCTCTCTTTTGTTGCTGTGGATCTGGAGCATCACATCTTTTTGCTATCTTGTTGCACACGCGCAACTTCCTGcgaatcttcttcaagccgATACGCTTTCAGTGCTTCTTCACCATGGCCGCTCTTCAATTAACAAATCGTTCTTTGAACAcgcctttcttctctttccgcTCTTTCCTCCCCACCCTTCGCACTTCGTGGTCAACTCCATGCGAAgcctcttcaagctcttccaccCTTTCATCCTCGCTGGTTGCACATGCTCCCTCAACCTCGTATCCCCCATTATCATcactctttccctccttctctctcgaATCCCTTCTAGAACTCATTCCTCCATTTTTGTGGGCTAGTGTACCCAAGAAAAAGGTTTCACACTCGAGGAAGAACATGAGAGCTGCGAACAAGGGATTGAAGAACAAGACAAGTGAACTTATTTGTCTCATTACGTGACGTGAGGTCAATGCTGATCAATCTGTCTGCTAGATTTGTCACTGTGCCCAGCTTGCGGTTCCATCAAGTTGACACATCACGTCTGCCCTACTTGCTATTCCCAAATATCCCGACGGTGTGTATTCCCTTGTTGTCATTTCAGCTGGGATAGCTGACAGCCGGTgcagatggaaggaagaagctcgtAATCAACTCCCCTCGGCTCTTCACTCTCATCCATGATACGTTCGATGCATTATGATGAAGCTGCAAGAAGACAGCATAATAACGGTACAACCTAGAACATATGCCCCATCGTATTCGTAGTAAAACTAAAAAGTCCAAAAACACTAACTGAAACATCGTCAAATCATAATGCTTATGTCCCTTGACCGTTGGCAGGACCTGGTTTGGGGCTTGAACGAGGCTGGGACTGGGCGTTTTGCAAGCTAGGTGATCTCGCGAAATGTTGCTTCGCTTTTGGTCAGCAAATATTTAGAGATAGGCGGCGATCTTTCAAGGGGAACTCACGACGCCTTGGATGTTTTGCACTCCCATCTGAGGTGTCCCAGGGTTGCCGACCTGGCTTTGTGCCTGAGCTTGCATGTGGGCCTAGGGAAATGTTAGCCAGTGGAATATAGGTAGTAGAATTAGCTCACCGATCGTAGCATTAATCCTCGTAATTGCTCTGGTGTCATTTGCTGACCGCTGGCCGCCAGTGCCGCCAAAAGCTGCTGCACAGTCGCATTGTTCATCATCGCTGGGGGAATTTGCATCCCTTGAGTCTGGGCTCCCTGTACCGGCATTCCAGCTCCATTTGGTATTCCTTGAGGCACAGCCATCGGGCTAGATATTTGAGGTGAAGAGGTGCCTGCATTGGGTACTCGAAGATGGGGCGGTACGTTATTGGACGGTGCTCGACCCATCGTTGCTAtttgaggagatgattGAGCGCCAATAGCGGCTGCTTGCATAGCCGGAGACGGAGTGGGAGTGATACCAGAGGGGCCAGCGCCCTCCGCGGGAAGATCGGGAGTACGAGATTGGGCGAAAGGGGATGAGACACCCAATTGCGGTGGCTGTAAATTTCCACCCATGCTGGATGCTCGGCCTTGctgagcttgagcttgcGCCTGAGCTTGTAACACTCGTGCTTGCTGGGCGGCCATTTGCTGTGCCTGGAGAAGCATTTGTTGCTGCACTTGAGGTGACTGCCCCTGAACAGCAGGCATTGGGCGAACATTAGGATTACCTTGGACAGCGCCGTTTGCATTCTGCCTATTGGCAGCTGttgcagcagcaacagcatTTAATAACTGTTGTTGGCTTGGCGCCATATTGGGCATTGGCTGGCCATTGGGACCCATGCGGATAGGTTGCGCATTAGGCATATTCGGGACGTTGGGCATGTTTGGTGGTCGCATTTGCGCTTGTTGCTGAGCATTCATCATGGCTTGCTGCTGACGAAGGGCAAGTTGACGTTGCTGTTCTTGCATGGCACGTTGCTGTCGCTGCTGAGCGATTTGCACATCGCGCTGATATTTAGCCTCAACTAGTTCCCAAGGAGTGGAAGCAGCAACATGGGGAAAGCTCATACTGTGGCTTTCGTGCACATTGATAATCTTTCGTTGTGCATTGTCTTTATCTTACTTACTTGTCAGTTGTTATCTCATCCTTAGCGCTCAAACTTACGGCTCTTCGCCCTCGCcgcctctctcctcctattcatcctcttcaccgCATCATAGATCGCTTGATGTCTGATTGACCTCTTTGTCCCTTCGTACTTTGGCTTCGCCGCCATTCTATCCCTTTTGGACATTCCagggggtggaggtgcACCGTCTGGCTGAGCTTCTCCGGTAGGAGTAGGAAGAGATGACACACTGATACCTCCAGCTTGTTGTGGACGTCCCGAAGCAGATGAGGGATTGGCGGATGGAGGGATTCCAGGGGTGGTAACAGCTGATTGTGGCATGGGAGTAGCGGCCGCTGTACCAGGTTGCGTGGCGGAAGCAGGCGCAGATGCAGGAGCCGAAGAGGGCACGTCCTGTCGCGGCTTgttctttccttcaccaAAAGTATAGTACCATCGCTCCCAGCACTCATATGAGTTTCGTTTTTCGACAGGAATAAGGATCATCTCTGTATTGAAGCTGTCTGCTATGAGATCCCAATTGAATGGATACATGGCGACGAGCTTCAACAGGCACTTATCTTCCTCTGGCGACCAAGGCAATTGTGCACGAAGATGGTGTGCAGCCGGTTTGGGAACTTCAGACACTCGCATGTGCTCCAGGGGTCTTGAAGCTTTGCCGCCAAAGGGCGTATTAAAGGCGGCAACAACATTTGGAGGGATATCTGCAGTTCCCTTCACCTCTTCGTAATAAGGTCCATCATGAATATCCCACTCGCCGTCAACTAAATTCTTCGCTGGTTGAAGGGTGGAAACAAGGATGGGCCGAAT
Proteins encoded in this window:
- a CDS encoding large subunit ribosomal protein L32, with translation MAALQLTNRSLNTPFFSFRSFLPTLRTSWSTPCEASSSSSTLSSSLVAHAPSTSYPPLSSLFPSFSLESLLELIPPFLWASVPKKKVSHSRKNMRAANKGLKNKTNLSLCPACGSIKLTHHVCPTCYSQISRRWKEEARNQLPSALHSHP